One Brevibacillus choshinensis genomic window carries:
- the tyrS gene encoding tyrosine--tRNA ligase, with translation MNIIDELEWRDAINQQTDADGLRELTNQKSISVYCGVDPTGDSMHIGHLIPFMVLKRFQLAGHRPVILIGGATGTIGDPSGRQAERSLQTLEQVQENVDALTAQMKKLFVTEGDNQIRLVNNYDWTHKINVIEFLRDYGKNFSINSMLAKDVVASRLESGISFTEFSYQILQSLDYLHLYKHEDVQLQVGGSDQWGNITSGLDLIRKKEGHDSKAFGLTIPLMLKSDGTKFGKTAGGAIWLDPNKTTPFEFYQFWANTDDRDVVKYLKYFTFLSKEEIDALAEKVQTEPHKREAQKTLAEEMTRFVHGEEMLEQAKRITAALFTGDIKSLTADEIEQGFKEMPTFEATKEAKNIVDWLVDLGIEPSKRQAREDINNGAISMNGERISDLGLEVTADLAIGGRFIIIRKGKKNYSLVKIS, from the coding sequence GTGAACATTATCGACGAGCTTGAATGGCGCGACGCCATCAACCAGCAGACGGATGCAGATGGTCTGCGCGAACTGACCAACCAAAAATCGATCTCGGTATACTGCGGGGTAGACCCAACCGGCGACAGTATGCATATCGGTCACTTGATTCCTTTCATGGTGCTCAAACGCTTCCAGCTTGCCGGCCACCGTCCTGTCATTTTGATTGGGGGCGCTACCGGTACGATCGGGGATCCGAGCGGACGCCAGGCAGAGCGTTCCTTGCAAACGCTGGAGCAAGTCCAGGAGAATGTGGATGCCCTGACTGCTCAAATGAAAAAGCTGTTCGTGACAGAAGGCGACAATCAGATCCGCTTGGTCAACAATTACGACTGGACACATAAGATCAACGTAATCGAATTTTTGCGGGATTACGGTAAAAACTTCAGCATCAACTCCATGCTGGCCAAAGATGTCGTAGCGAGCCGGCTGGAAAGCGGCATCTCCTTTACCGAATTCTCCTACCAGATCCTGCAGTCGCTCGACTACCTGCATCTATACAAGCATGAAGACGTACAGCTGCAAGTCGGCGGTTCGGACCAATGGGGCAACATTACGAGCGGTCTGGATTTGATCCGCAAAAAAGAAGGACACGACTCAAAAGCATTCGGCCTCACGATTCCTCTGATGCTGAAATCGGATGGAACGAAATTCGGAAAAACTGCCGGAGGAGCGATCTGGCTGGATCCGAACAAAACGACGCCATTCGAATTCTACCAGTTCTGGGCGAACACGGACGACCGTGATGTCGTGAAATACTTGAAATACTTCACGTTCCTCTCCAAAGAGGAAATTGACGCGCTGGCAGAAAAGGTGCAGACTGAGCCGCACAAACGCGAGGCGCAAAAAACGCTGGCAGAGGAAATGACGAGATTCGTCCACGGCGAGGAGATGCTGGAGCAGGCAAAACGCATTACCGCTGCGCTGTTCACCGGTGACATCAAATCGTTGACTGCTGACGAGATCGAGCAAGGCTTTAAAGAAATGCCGACCTTTGAAGCCACGAAGGAAGCGAAAAATATCGTCGACTGGCTCGTGGATTTGGGCATTGAGCCATCCAAGCGCCAAGCTCGTGAGGATATCAACAATGGCGCGATCTCGATGAACGGCGAGCGCATCAGCGACCTGGGACTCGAAGTGACAGCCGATTTGGCGATTGGCGGGCGCTTCATCATTATCCGCAAAGGGAAGAAAAACTACAGCTTGGTGAAAATCTCCTAG
- a CDS encoding DUF2798 domain-containing protein, translating to MAFGMSCLISFFMMLVSIGFRHFVFLNWLKSWGIAFVFAFPAAYVFPKIIRKVMRKITFVESD from the coding sequence ATGGCTTTTGGGATGTCTTGCCTCATTTCTTTTTTTATGATGCTGGTTTCCATCGGCTTTCGTCATTTCGTGTTTCTGAACTGGTTGAAATCATGGGGAATTGCTTTTGTGTTTGCATTTCCTGCGGCCTATGTTTTCCCAAAAATCATCCGGAAAGTAATGAGAAAAATCACATTTGTCGAAAGTGATTGA